In a genomic window of Gossypium arboreum isolate Shixiya-1 chromosome 7, ASM2569848v2, whole genome shotgun sequence:
- the LOC108458147 gene encoding ribonuclease 2-like yields the protein MASLSAQIPLCLALMMAACLMIGINGSIDGAQREFDYFALSLQWPGTICHKTRHCCSSNACCRGSNSPTEFTIHGLWPDYNDGTWPSCCYRSQFDVKEISTLLDALEKHWPSLYCGKSSTCFSGKGLFWAHEWEKHGTCSSPVIRDEYSYFITTLNVYFKYNVTKILNEAGYVPSNSERYPLGGIVSAIENSFRATPEVICSKEAVEEIRICFFKDFKPRNCLASKTSCPKYVSLPAYVSMGREASESEIAWISDDEAL from the exons atggcgTCCCTCTCTGCCCAAATCCCTCTCTGCTTGGCCTTAATGATGGCTGCCTGTTTGATGATAGGCATCAATGGAAGCATAGATGGAGCTCAGAGGGAGTTCGATTACTTTGCTTTGTCTCTTCAATGGCCCGGCACCATCTGCCACAAGACTCGCCATTGCTGCTCCTCCAATGCCTGCTGCCGAGG CTCGAACTCTCCAACTGAATTTACCATTC ATGGATTGTGGCCGGATTATAATGATGGAACCTGGCCTTCCTGTTGTTACCGATCTCAGTTTGATGTCAAAGAG ATTTCAACATTGCTTGATGCACTTGAGAAGCACTGGCCATCGTTATATTGTGGCAAATCATCAACCTGCTTCAGTGGAAAAGGGTTATTTTGGGCTCATGAG TGGG AGAAGCATGGAACTTGCTCATCTCCGGTTATTCGAGATGAATACAGCTACTTTATAACAACCCTCAATGTTTACTTCAAATATAACGTCACA AAAATACTGAATGAAGCTGGATATGTTCCTTCTAATAGTGAAAGGTATCCTCTTGGAGGCATTGTCTCTGCCATTGAGAATTCTTTCCGGGCAACACCAGAAGTGATTTGCTCAAAAGAAGCCGTGGAGGAAATTCGCATATGCTTCTTTAAGGATTTCAAG CCTCGGAACTGTTTGGCTTCAAAGACCTCATGTCCCAAGTACGTGAGCTTGCCAGCCTATGTGTCGATGG gAAGGGAAGCATCGGAATCTGAGATAGCATGGATATCTGATGATGAAGCTCTGTAA